A genomic region of Brevibacillus sp. JNUCC-41 contains the following coding sequences:
- a CDS encoding LLM class flavin-dependent oxidoreductase, whose amino-acid sequence MNADQQVKKLSDISFSVLDLASIVEGGTVSGAFKNTVELAKHVEQWNYNRFWVAEHHSMPGIASSATSVLIGYVAGRTERIRVGSGGIMLPNHAPLVIAEQFGTLEAMYPGRIDLGLGRAPGSDQFTAMALRGDVRNNGQDFPEQLAQLRSYLDADSKHNRVRAIPGEGQDIPIWLLGSSGFSAALSAQLGLPFSFASHFSPENTQPALARYRNNFQPSDVLDKPYVMVGINVFAADTTEEAQRVATSYQQQFLNLIRNTPGQLAPPVDTMEGLWTEYEKAIVMKQLNASIIGNPKEVKEQLQAFLNETQADEMIINSAIYDQEARLRSYEIIAEVTGMK is encoded by the coding sequence ATGAATGCTGATCAACAAGTTAAAAAACTTAGCGACATTTCTTTTTCCGTTCTGGATCTGGCTTCAATCGTTGAGGGTGGTACAGTTTCGGGAGCTTTTAAAAATACAGTAGAATTAGCTAAACATGTGGAGCAATGGAATTACAACCGTTTCTGGGTTGCAGAACACCATAGCATGCCTGGGATTGCAAGCTCTGCAACGTCAGTGCTTATAGGCTATGTTGCAGGTAGGACGGAAAGAATTCGTGTAGGTTCTGGAGGCATAATGCTACCGAATCATGCACCGCTGGTTATCGCAGAACAATTTGGAACATTGGAAGCAATGTATCCTGGTAGAATAGATTTAGGACTGGGACGCGCTCCGGGAAGCGACCAATTTACAGCCATGGCACTCCGGGGTGATGTACGTAATAACGGTCAGGATTTTCCTGAACAATTGGCACAGCTCCGTAGCTATCTAGATGCGGACTCTAAACATAATCGTGTTCGTGCCATCCCTGGCGAAGGACAGGATATCCCGATTTGGCTGCTTGGTTCAAGCGGATTCAGTGCAGCATTATCAGCACAGCTGGGATTGCCATTTTCATTTGCAAGCCATTTTTCCCCTGAAAACACTCAACCAGCTTTAGCTCGTTACCGCAATAATTTCCAACCATCCGATGTTCTCGATAAACCTTATGTCATGGTTGGTATCAATGTATTTGCAGCTGATACTACGGAAGAAGCGCAAAGGGTCGCTACATCTTATCAACAGCAGTTCTTGAATTTGATACGGAACACGCCTGGTCAACTTGCTCCTCCAGTTGATACGATGGAGGGCCTTTGGACAGAATATGAAAAGGCCATTGTCATGAAGCAGCTGAACGCTTCCATTATAGGAAATCCAAAAGAGGTTAAAGAGCAGTTGCAGGCATTTTTAAATGAAACACAGGCGGATGAAATGATTATAAACTCTGCCATTTATGATCAGGAAGCACGCCTTCGTTCTTATGAAATCATTGCAGAAGTTACTGGAATGAAATAA
- a CDS encoding LLM class flavin-dependent oxidoreductase produces the protein MKLSILDQSPIASGQSAQEALQASLQLAQEGDRLGYSRIWLTEHHDLPGLACSVPEVLISYIGAQTKNIRIGSGAVLLPHYKPYRIAETYNMLATLFPGRIDMGLGRAPGGSAEATMALSDNFLQNVYKMPELVQELLYFLRDEFPKEHPFSNLSAAPIPMEPPEPWILGTSGKSAKLAAENGIAYAFGEFMSENDGVQSFHQYREDFQTKGLLKAPKTIVTVSAICAETEEHAKEIALSNILWKIQSGQGERTQVPSIEEVRNHVWTEKEKALMETLDKKLIFGTPLQVKNRLLEIQEKYQADEIMLITITHKLEDRLNSFRLIAREILNS, from the coding sequence ATGAAACTGAGCATTTTGGATCAATCCCCAATTGCATCCGGACAGTCAGCACAAGAAGCATTGCAGGCATCATTACAACTAGCACAAGAAGGGGATAGACTGGGTTATAGCAGAATCTGGTTAACTGAACATCATGATCTGCCGGGATTGGCCTGTTCCGTTCCAGAGGTTTTGATAAGCTACATTGGTGCACAAACAAAAAATATCCGGATTGGATCAGGGGCAGTGCTGCTTCCGCATTATAAGCCATATAGGATAGCAGAGACTTATAATATGCTTGCAACACTTTTTCCAGGACGGATTGATATGGGACTGGGGCGTGCTCCTGGTGGCTCTGCCGAAGCAACGATGGCATTATCCGATAATTTCCTTCAGAATGTTTACAAAATGCCAGAACTTGTTCAAGAACTGTTGTATTTTCTAAGAGATGAATTTCCAAAAGAACATCCTTTTTCAAATCTCTCTGCTGCTCCTATCCCAATGGAACCGCCTGAACCATGGATATTGGGGACAAGTGGGAAAAGTGCAAAACTTGCCGCTGAGAATGGCATTGCATACGCGTTTGGTGAATTCATGAGTGAAAATGATGGCGTGCAGAGTTTTCACCAGTACCGTGAGGACTTTCAAACAAAAGGGTTACTTAAAGCACCTAAAACGATTGTTACGGTTTCGGCCATATGCGCAGAAACCGAGGAACATGCAAAAGAAATCGCTCTTAGCAACATTCTATGGAAAATTCAAAGTGGTCAAGGGGAAAGAACGCAGGTTCCAAGTATTGAAGAGGTAAGGAACCATGTTTGGACTGAAAAAGAAAAAGCATTGATGGAAACCTTGGATAAAAAACTGATTTTTGGTACCCCTTTACAAGTGAAGAATCGGCTTTTGGAGATTCAGGAGAAATATCAAGCTGATGAAATCATGCTGATTACCATCACTCATAAGTTGGAGGATCGGCTTAATTCGTTTCGTTTGATTGCCAGGGAAATTCTTAACAGTTAA
- a CDS encoding AAA domain-containing protein encodes MNSTVNYIKEWQQALQLEILHLKKYGSTKYLVSNGHLLTSDGSFNYYFETGSSIKIPVGSLVRLEWGGIKQDGRILSSEGKSIIVVFDRSLGDMIGEAFLYHDPWELLEQLIMRLDEIKRSKRKRLRIKRLMDPSMPQKHPLNEKQSSVKELYARSKFNPVTFVWGPPGTGKTYTLARTVANHYLQDKKILVLSHSNQAVDVMMAEISSFIKKKDRFKEGDVLRYGSQTGESLANHEDIVTGQLLGKHEPTLVKEKEELGEEKRLLKYDLAGSFSKRDTDQLIEIEKKLAKVLEKIRQKEVQFVKEAKVIGTTLAKAANDETVYQKEYDLVILDEASMAYVPQVAFAAALAKHIIVCGDFKQLPPIASARDSLVKLWLKEDIFHRSGVAQSVEEGELHPHLFLLKEQRRMHPDISAFTNRVVYNNFVGDHKSVSTSREGIMLSEPFANKATALLDTSLAGEYCITERTSHSRMNVWQLLLSFQLIHEAYMGGSRSIGYVAPYRAQADLMEKLLDDLYGKERKTADIIAATVHRFQGSEREMMIFDTVDSYPQNRAGMLLTGRESERLINVAITRTKGKFVHVCDTSFVNKHVYRSKTLRQLVDHQIQNDQIVSKKDIGKWVKHQHPKLQWMHARKLGDFQEDIESTKQEMVIAVPDLNSLSEEWQQYLMKRNPTVKLTTISAKRNPDINADHFICLPVSFSFIIFDKRVVWLGLPVESNNRVQPPFIAARLDSQIMADELLSQFKKSE; translated from the coding sequence ATGAATTCGACAGTTAATTATATAAAAGAATGGCAGCAGGCACTACAACTTGAGATCCTGCATTTGAAAAAGTATGGCAGCACAAAATACCTGGTTTCAAACGGCCATCTGCTTACAAGTGACGGTTCTTTCAATTATTATTTTGAAACAGGTTCATCAATAAAAATCCCTGTCGGTTCCCTCGTTCGACTGGAATGGGGAGGGATTAAACAGGATGGAAGAATCCTTTCATCAGAGGGGAAAAGTATAATCGTTGTTTTTGATCGTTCTTTAGGCGATATGATAGGTGAAGCCTTTTTATACCATGATCCCTGGGAATTGCTGGAACAATTGATTATGCGCTTGGATGAAATCAAGAGAAGCAAAAGGAAAAGGCTTCGGATCAAGCGCCTGATGGATCCGTCCATGCCGCAAAAACATCCATTAAATGAAAAACAAAGTAGTGTGAAAGAATTATATGCGCGCTCGAAGTTCAATCCTGTCACTTTTGTTTGGGGACCCCCTGGTACAGGAAAAACCTATACCTTGGCTCGTACAGTAGCCAATCATTATTTACAAGATAAAAAAATTCTGGTTTTGTCCCATAGCAACCAGGCTGTCGATGTTATGATGGCTGAAATTTCATCATTCATTAAAAAGAAAGATCGTTTCAAAGAAGGCGATGTGCTTCGCTATGGATCTCAAACCGGTGAATCACTAGCCAACCATGAAGATATTGTTACAGGGCAATTATTAGGGAAACATGAACCGACATTAGTTAAAGAAAAAGAAGAGCTTGGCGAAGAAAAACGTCTATTAAAGTATGACTTGGCAGGGTCATTCAGTAAAAGGGATACAGATCAATTAATTGAGATAGAGAAAAAGCTGGCCAAAGTCTTGGAGAAAATCCGCCAAAAAGAGGTTCAATTCGTAAAAGAAGCAAAAGTCATCGGAACGACCTTAGCTAAAGCCGCAAATGATGAAACGGTTTATCAAAAAGAGTATGACCTGGTTATTTTGGACGAAGCGAGTATGGCTTACGTACCTCAGGTAGCTTTTGCTGCAGCGTTAGCCAAGCATATTATCGTTTGTGGTGATTTCAAACAATTGCCACCCATAGCTTCGGCTCGCGATTCCCTCGTGAAACTTTGGCTGAAGGAAGACATATTTCATCGGTCCGGTGTTGCCCAGTCTGTTGAAGAAGGAGAACTCCATCCTCATTTATTCCTATTAAAGGAACAGCGCCGCATGCATCCGGATATTTCAGCATTCACTAATCGTGTCGTATATAACAATTTTGTTGGCGATCATAAAAGTGTTTCGACTAGCAGGGAAGGCATAATGCTGTCGGAACCGTTTGCCAATAAGGCAACAGCACTTCTCGATACTAGCTTAGCAGGGGAATATTGCATTACTGAACGGACATCCCATTCGAGAATGAATGTATGGCAATTGCTTTTATCTTTTCAACTGATTCATGAAGCTTATATGGGCGGATCAAGGTCCATTGGTTATGTTGCCCCTTATCGTGCTCAGGCAGACTTGATGGAAAAACTATTGGATGACTTATATGGGAAAGAACGGAAAACGGCGGATATCATCGCTGCAACTGTACATCGTTTCCAGGGAAGTGAACGTGAGATGATGATCTTTGACACAGTTGATAGTTATCCGCAAAACAGGGCTGGAATGTTATTGACAGGGAGAGAAAGTGAAAGGCTCATTAACGTGGCCATAACAAGGACTAAGGGTAAGTTCGTACATGTATGTGACACTTCATTTGTCAACAAACACGTTTATCGCAGCAAAACACTTCGTCAGCTTGTCGATCATCAAATTCAAAATGATCAGATTGTATCAAAGAAAGACATTGGAAAATGGGTTAAACACCAGCACCCGAAATTGCAATGGATGCATGCCCGTAAATTGGGGGACTTTCAGGAAGATATTGAATCAACAAAACAAGAGATGGTTATTGCTGTTCCAGATTTGAACAGTTTGTCAGAAGAATGGCAGCAATATTTGATGAAACGAAACCCTACAGTGAAATTGACGACCATTTCTGCAAAAAGAAACCCTGATATCAACGCTGATCATTTTATTTGTTTACCTGTTTCCTTTTCCTTTATCATCTTTGATAAAAGAGTTGTCTGGCTAGGTTTGCCCGTCGAGTCCAATAATCGGGTCCAGCCCCCATTTATAGCGGCTCGTTTGGATTCGCAAATAATGGCGGATGAATTACTATCTCAATTCAAAAAAAGTGAATAA
- the pepF gene encoding oligoendopeptidase F — MKTFKSRDEIKVEETWNLKDIYDDESNWEKDYQEVLKMTEKLKTYDGHIQSAQDLFEYLRLSEELGYIYNKLYVFAMLQADLDTRVTSSQALLDRAGKLGQKISNASAFFMPFLLSLEERTLKGYINEIEGLKYFEEDLLDSFRYKAHVLTKEQEEVLSQIGEAFSAPQKTFGMINNADIKFGEVTNVDGERVELTRGMYSKLIEDDDRDIRKEAYFAYYQPYVQLKNTIASTLSTAIKNNVNLSKLRNYPSALEKSLFGDQVPKEVYDNLIMSTKQNIGPMHKYIHLRKKLLGVEELRAYDLSVPLVEGAKEEISYDDGFSLMVEALKPLGEEYITILKTFKEKRYIDVRETPGKRSGAYNLGLYGVHPFILLNHRDDLDSVFTLAHESGHGMHSYYSSKYQPQISAGYSIFVAEVASTVNEILLIRHLIKTTKDVQKKKHLLNHFIDSFKGTFFTQVMFAEFEKIVHEKAENDEPLNAEVFNTAYESIFRAYNGDEIIFDEEVKYGWSRIPHFYRPFYVYKYATGYVSAITIADKILSGDKKTLESYLTFLKSGSSDFPLELLKKTGVDLTKPDPIENAMKIFSDLVDQFTDLSEG; from the coding sequence ATGAAAACTTTTAAATCACGTGACGAAATAAAAGTGGAAGAAACATGGAATTTAAAAGATATTTACGATGATGAGTCTAATTGGGAAAAAGATTATCAAGAAGTCCTGAAGATGACAGAGAAATTAAAAACTTACGATGGACATATTCAGTCAGCTCAAGATTTGTTCGAGTATTTACGATTAAGTGAGGAACTTGGGTACATTTATAACAAGCTATATGTTTTTGCCATGCTTCAAGCGGATTTGGATACACGGGTAACCTCATCACAAGCATTACTGGATCGGGCTGGTAAGTTAGGGCAGAAAATAAGCAATGCATCTGCATTTTTCATGCCTTTTCTTTTGAGCCTGGAAGAACGCACATTAAAAGGGTACATAAATGAAATCGAGGGTTTGAAATATTTTGAGGAGGATCTACTGGATTCCTTCCGCTATAAAGCCCATGTGTTAACGAAAGAACAAGAAGAGGTGCTTTCCCAAATAGGCGAAGCCTTTTCAGCACCTCAAAAAACGTTCGGGATGATAAACAATGCTGATATTAAATTTGGTGAAGTTACGAATGTAGACGGCGAGAGGGTAGAGCTGACGCGTGGAATGTATTCCAAATTGATTGAAGACGATGATCGCGATATAAGAAAAGAGGCCTATTTCGCCTATTATCAGCCATATGTACAATTGAAGAATACAATCGCTTCCACACTTTCCACAGCAATCAAGAATAATGTGAATCTGTCAAAACTAAGAAATTATCCATCTGCCTTGGAAAAATCATTATTTGGAGATCAAGTTCCAAAAGAAGTTTATGATAATTTGATTATGTCTACTAAGCAAAATATCGGACCCATGCATAAATACATTCATTTAAGAAAAAAATTGTTGGGTGTAGAAGAATTGCGTGCCTATGATTTAAGTGTACCATTAGTCGAAGGCGCTAAAGAGGAGATTTCCTACGATGATGGTTTTTCTTTGATGGTGGAGGCCCTGAAACCTCTTGGCGAAGAGTATATCACAATCCTGAAAACCTTTAAGGAAAAAAGATATATCGACGTCAGGGAAACACCTGGAAAACGTTCAGGTGCTTACAATTTAGGACTTTATGGCGTTCACCCTTTCATCTTATTAAATCACCGTGATGACTTAGATAGTGTATTTACACTTGCTCATGAATCTGGACATGGTATGCATTCATACTATAGCTCAAAATACCAACCGCAAATAAGTGCTGGGTATTCCATTTTTGTCGCGGAAGTTGCTTCCACTGTGAATGAAATCCTTTTGATTCGCCATTTAATTAAGACTACAAAAGATGTACAGAAGAAAAAACACTTACTTAACCATTTCATAGATAGTTTTAAAGGTACATTCTTCACACAGGTGATGTTTGCGGAGTTCGAAAAGATCGTACATGAAAAAGCTGAAAATGATGAACCTCTAAATGCCGAGGTTTTTAATACAGCCTATGAATCGATATTTCGTGCTTATAATGGAGATGAAATAATTTTCGATGAAGAAGTGAAGTATGGCTGGTCACGCATCCCACACTTTTATCGTCCGTTTTATGTCTACAAATATGCTACTGGTTACGTTTCGGCCATTACTATCGCCGATAAGATCCTTTCTGGGGACAAAAAAACACTTGAAAGCTATTTGACATTCTTAAAAAGCGGGAGTTCCGATTTCCCATTGGAGCTGCTAAAGAAAACAGGCGTAGATTTAACTAAACCTGATCCTATCGAAAATGCAATGAAGATTTTCAGCGATCTGGTCGATCAATTCACTGATTTGTCCGAAGGTTAA